Proteins co-encoded in one Nitrospirota bacterium genomic window:
- a CDS encoding cofactor-independent phosphoglycerate mutase yields the protein MKYLVLLADGMADLPIPRLNNRTPLEAAKTPNLDALAHQGEVGLVRTTPQGLMPTSEATNLSILGYDPKKYPQLGRSPLEAASLGVAVGKDDVVFRCNLVTLRDEQRGYDIERLGPHVVLEDSSAGHVSSDDSRELIQELNSQLATEFLQFYAGVSYRHLMVWIGGRSRVTCVPPYDLAGKPVTGGLPTGDGADMLRKVMESAVAVLALHPLNIERVDQGLKPANGIWIWGQGKAAELTPFVDRFGKRGALIAAVDVMKGLALAVGLDVIHVPGATGYLDTDYEGKVDAAVQALKDHDLVVLHVEAPDEASHNGDLDAKIRAIEDFDARVVGRIVQATAGEPALCVLALCDHVAPVSTRSHTPDPVPYVLHQRGGAPQAHTGTADSFNERAAKASGKLIPDGHRLMEYFLKG from the coding sequence ATGAAATACCTGGTGTTGCTCGCAGACGGGATGGCCGACCTGCCCATTCCGCGGTTGAATAACCGGACACCGCTGGAGGCGGCCAAAACGCCGAACCTGGATGCTTTGGCGCATCAGGGCGAGGTGGGCCTGGTGCGGACCACGCCGCAGGGCTTGATGCCCACCAGTGAAGCCACCAATCTGTCGATCCTGGGGTACGACCCGAAGAAATATCCCCAACTGGGACGCTCCCCGCTCGAAGCGGCGAGCCTCGGCGTCGCCGTGGGCAAAGACGACGTCGTGTTCCGCTGCAACCTGGTCACGCTCAGAGACGAACAGCGGGGGTACGACATCGAGCGCTTGGGCCCCCACGTCGTCCTGGAAGATTCCAGCGCGGGTCACGTCAGCTCCGATGATTCGCGCGAGTTGATTCAAGAGCTCAACAGCCAACTTGCCACCGAGTTCCTGCAGTTCTACGCAGGCGTGAGTTACCGACACCTGATGGTCTGGATCGGCGGCCGCTCGCGCGTGACGTGTGTGCCGCCTTATGACCTCGCCGGCAAACCCGTCACCGGCGGGCTGCCGACCGGTGACGGTGCCGACATGTTGCGCAAAGTCATGGAGAGCGCGGTGGCTGTCCTCGCGCTGCACCCTTTGAACATCGAGCGCGTGGATCAGGGCCTCAAGCCCGCCAACGGGATTTGGATCTGGGGCCAAGGGAAGGCCGCGGAACTGACGCCGTTCGTCGACCGCTTCGGCAAACGGGGCGCGCTGATCGCCGCGGTGGACGTGATGAAAGGCCTTGCATTGGCCGTGGGTCTGGACGTGATCCACGTGCCTGGAGCCACGGGTTATTTGGACACGGACTACGAGGGCAAGGTGGACGCCGCGGTCCAAGCGTTGAAGGACCACGACCTCGTCGTTCTGCACGTGGAGGCTCCGGACGAGGCCAGCCACAACGGCGACCTGGACGCGAAGATCCGCGCGATCGAGGATTTCGACGCTCGCGTGGTCGGCCGGATCGTTCAAGCCACGGCCGGCGAGCCGGCTTTGTGCGTTCTGGCGCTGTGCGATCACGTCGCCCCGGTATCCACCCGATCGCACACTCCCGATCCCGTTCCCTACGTGTTGCACCAACGCGGCGGCGCGCCGCAGGCCCACACGGGCACCGCGGACTCGTTCAACGAACGCGCAGCCAAAGCGAGCGGAAAACTCATCCCCGACGGGCACCGGTTGATGGAGTATTTCCTGAAGGGATGA
- a CDS encoding homoserine dehydrogenase — MISRVGIGILGFGTVGSGVVKLLLHNADVLGRRIGVPLELVKVADLDIRRDRGVALPPGLLTTDAAEVINHPDVQIVVELIGGIEPAKRYLLDAMARGKHIVTANKALLAASGEELFAAAAARGVDFEFEGAVGGGIPIIRALKEGLSGNRIESIYGIINGTSNFILTKMTDERKAFGDVLVEAQQAGYAEADPTSDVEGHDSANKLAILVSLAFGTPVTLKEIYTEGITAVTPLDIEFAREFGYRIKLLAIAKAQPDAIEARVHPTMIPEENLLAQVGGVFNAIYVVGDFVGQTLFYGRGAGDHPTASAVVSDLVAIARNIRHDAAGRVPPTSYDGPGRRPLRLLAMEEISSLYYLRCSVLDNPGVLSAISGVLGQYNISISSVLQKGRKAGGAVPVVMMTHRALERDVRRALAEIDRLPAVVDKTVLIRVEDEGD; from the coding sequence ATGATCTCTCGCGTTGGTATCGGCATCTTGGGGTTCGGTACGGTCGGCTCCGGAGTGGTCAAACTCTTGCTGCACAACGCCGACGTGCTGGGGCGGAGGATCGGGGTTCCGTTGGAGCTGGTCAAGGTTGCGGACTTGGACATCCGACGCGACCGCGGGGTCGCGTTGCCTCCGGGGCTGCTCACCACCGATGCCGCCGAGGTCATCAACCATCCCGATGTCCAGATCGTCGTGGAATTGATCGGTGGCATCGAGCCCGCCAAACGGTATCTGCTCGACGCGATGGCGCGGGGCAAACACATCGTCACCGCGAACAAGGCGCTGCTCGCGGCCTCCGGCGAGGAGCTGTTCGCGGCCGCGGCCGCGCGAGGGGTGGATTTTGAGTTCGAGGGTGCGGTCGGGGGCGGCATCCCGATCATCCGCGCGCTCAAAGAAGGGCTCTCCGGCAACCGGATCGAATCGATTTACGGGATCATCAACGGCACGTCGAACTTCATCCTGACCAAGATGACCGACGAACGCAAAGCCTTCGGGGACGTGCTGGTTGAAGCGCAACAGGCCGGCTACGCCGAAGCCGACCCCACGAGCGACGTCGAAGGACACGACTCCGCCAACAAACTCGCCATCCTCGTGTCGCTCGCGTTCGGCACCCCGGTTACGCTCAAAGAGATCTACACCGAGGGCATCACGGCCGTGACGCCGTTGGACATCGAATTTGCACGCGAGTTCGGGTATCGGATCAAGCTGCTGGCCATCGCCAAGGCGCAACCGGACGCAATCGAAGCCCGAGTGCACCCCACCATGATTCCGGAAGAGAACCTGCTGGCGCAGGTGGGCGGCGTGTTCAACGCCATCTACGTGGTCGGCGACTTCGTGGGACAGACCTTGTTCTACGGCCGGGGCGCGGGGGATCACCCCACGGCCAGCGCCGTGGTCAGCGACCTGGTCGCGATCGCCCGCAACATCCGCCACGACGCCGCGGGTCGGGTGCCCCCGACCTCGTACGACGGCCCGGGTCGACGCCCGCTCCGCTTGCTGGCAATGGAAGAGATTTCGAGTTTGTATTACCTGCGTTGCTCGGTGTTGGACAATCCCGGCGTGCTGTCGGCGATCTCCGGCGTGCTGGGCCAATACAACATCAGCATCTCCTCGGTCCTCCAAAAAGGCCGCAAGGCCGGCGGGGCCGTCCCCGTGGTCATGATGACCCATCGCGCGCTCGAGCGCGACGTCCGGCGCGCATTGGCCGAAATCGATCGGCTGCCGGCGGTGGTCGACAAGACCGTGTTGATTAGAGTGGAGGATGAGGGAGACTAA
- a CDS encoding integration host factor subunit alpha has protein sequence MRKADIATEVYEKLGIPKKDASDILELMLDSIKGVLQKGETVKIAGFGNFVVRHKRARKGRNPKTGEEIGITPRKVVTFRPSQVFKRYVNDAQSGDGKPGSSEETDTEQVDAP, from the coding sequence ATGAGAAAGGCCGACATCGCGACTGAGGTGTATGAAAAGCTGGGAATCCCGAAAAAGGATGCCTCCGACATCTTGGAGTTGATGCTGGATTCGATCAAGGGCGTGCTTCAGAAGGGCGAGACTGTGAAGATCGCGGGGTTCGGCAACTTCGTGGTGCGCCACAAACGCGCCCGGAAGGGCCGCAACCCCAAGACCGGAGAAGAAATCGGCATCACCCCGCGGAAGGTCGTGACGTTCCGGCCCAGCCAGGTGTTCAAACGCTACGTCAACGACGCGCAGTCGGGCGACGGCAAACCCGGATCGTCCGAAGAGACCGATACCGAACAGGTCGACGCGCCATGA
- a CDS encoding aspartate kinase — protein MALIVQKYGGTSVGTPERIQAVTERVIRTKKSGDDVVVVLSAMSGETDRLLALAHAISPNPDERELDMLLSTGERVTIALLAMALSERGYPARSFTGRQVGIVTNAVHTKARIEHVTGERVREALAEGVIPVVAGFQGINEKSDVTTLGRGGSDTTAVALAAALKADRCDIYTDVDGVYTTDPNIVPGARRLEKISYEEMLEMASLGAKVLQTRSVEFAMKYQVPVRVLSSFTESPTGTLVTKEDREMEQVVVSGVTYDRNQAKITLLGVPDRPGIAARLFGGIAKENIVVDMIIQNISQDGLTDISFTVPTGDAKKAVALVKTLAREIGARDVELSEGIAKVSIVGVGMRSHSGVAATMFDTLAREGINIMMISTSEIKISCVVDAKYVELAVRALHQAFGLGEAARP, from the coding sequence ATGGCGTTAATCGTTCAGAAATACGGCGGGACGTCGGTCGGAACGCCCGAACGCATTCAGGCGGTGACCGAACGCGTGATCCGCACCAAGAAAAGCGGGGACGACGTGGTAGTGGTCCTCTCCGCGATGAGCGGCGAGACCGACCGGCTCCTCGCGCTCGCTCACGCCATCAGCCCGAACCCTGATGAACGCGAGTTGGACATGTTATTGTCCACGGGTGAACGCGTCACCATCGCGCTGCTCGCAATGGCGCTCAGCGAGCGGGGGTATCCCGCTCGTTCATTCACGGGTCGGCAGGTGGGAATCGTGACCAACGCCGTACACACCAAGGCGCGCATCGAGCACGTCACCGGGGAGCGCGTGCGCGAGGCCTTGGCTGAGGGCGTGATTCCGGTAGTCGCCGGGTTTCAGGGGATCAACGAGAAATCCGATGTGACCACGCTGGGCCGGGGCGGCTCGGACACGACGGCCGTGGCTCTGGCCGCCGCGCTCAAGGCCGACCGGTGCGACATCTATACCGACGTGGACGGCGTGTACACCACCGATCCCAACATCGTGCCCGGGGCCCGTCGGCTCGAGAAAATTTCCTACGAGGAAATGCTCGAGATGGCGAGCCTGGGCGCCAAGGTGCTCCAGACGCGGTCCGTGGAGTTCGCAATGAAATACCAGGTTCCGGTCCGCGTGTTGTCCAGTTTCACCGAGTCCCCGACCGGAACGCTCGTCACGAAGGAGGATCGCGAAATGGAACAGGTCGTGGTTTCCGGCGTCACCTACGACCGCAATCAAGCCAAGATCACGCTCCTGGGCGTGCCGGACCGCCCCGGCATTGCGGCGCGGCTCTTCGGCGGCATCGCCAAAGAAAACATTGTCGTCGACATGATCATCCAGAACATCAGCCAGGATGGTCTGACTGATATCTCGTTCACCGTCCCCACCGGAGACGCGAAGAAGGCGGTGGCGTTGGTCAAAACCCTCGCACGCGAGATTGGGGCCAGGGATGTCGAGTTGTCCGAAGGCATCGCGAAGGTGTCGATCGTCGGGGTCGGCATGCGTTCGCACTCCGGCGTCGCCGCGACCATGTTCGACACTCTGGCGCGGGAAGGGATCAACATCATGATGATCTCCACCAGCGAGATCAAGATCTCCTGCGTGGTGGATGCGAAGTATGTCGAATTGGCGGTCCGCGCGCTGCACCAAGCCTTCGGCCTCGGGGAGGCAGCCCGTCCATGA
- a CDS encoding MerR family transcriptional regulator — MSAPDRSSASPVTGSSRGKRAIGALSSDRLFYKIGEVSRLTGLESYVLRYWETEFPVLRPRKSSGGQRVYTKKDVDLVLQIKRMLYEQGFTIAGARKRLRGGGQADPVEKRALLGQIRGQLQSILDDLKSCAPRPVSAKPGAEHEGRGRS, encoded by the coding sequence ATGAGCGCTCCGGATCGATCATCAGCGTCCCCGGTCACCGGTAGTTCGCGCGGGAAACGAGCGATCGGCGCACTATCGAGCGACAGACTCTTCTACAAGATCGGCGAGGTCAGCCGACTCACGGGGTTGGAGTCGTACGTTCTGCGGTACTGGGAAACCGAGTTTCCGGTGCTGCGGCCCCGAAAAAGTTCGGGAGGGCAGCGGGTGTATACGAAGAAGGACGTGGACCTCGTGCTCCAGATCAAACGGATGCTGTACGAACAGGGGTTCACGATCGCCGGCGCGCGTAAGCGACTGCGCGGCGGCGGACAGGCCGACCCGGTGGAAAAACGCGCGCTCCTGGGCCAGATTCGCGGGCAACTGCAGTCGATCTTGGATGATCTGAAGTCGTGCGCGCCGCGCCCCGTGTCCGCCAAGCCAGGTGCGGAGCACGAGGGGCGCGGGCGATCATAA
- the cimA gene encoding citramalate synthase — protein sequence MKKPQEHLIELYDTTLRDGAQAEDIAFSVEDKLLIVQKLDELGIPYIEGGWPGANPKDAEFFKEVRRLPLKQAQIAAFGATRRAKHRVQKDPSMQALLDAQTPVITIFGKSWDLHVTEALGVSLKKNLELIGDSVAYLKAKRKVVVYDAEHFFDGYKANPEHALATIERARSEGADRITLCDTNGGTMPWEVAEIVATVARTIKAPLGIHAHNDAEVAVANSLVAVEQGVVQVQGTINGFGERCGNANLCSLIPNLRLKLGRPVVSDAQLSHLTETARYVYEIANLPANTRQAYVGESAFAHKGGVHVHAVRKKAQTYEHVPPEVVGNRRRILVSDAAGRGSLLEKAAEYGINVAAADPRLHDLLATLKELERQGYQYEGADGSFELLMRKALGTHRRFFDLIGFRVIVEKRREAEEPLCEATIMLRVGNDIEHTASVGAGPVNALDHALRKALEGFYPQLRQVRLLDYKVRVLSGQDGTASRVRVLIESGDHERKWGTVGVSSNLIEASWQALVDSIEYRLLRGGTART from the coding sequence ATGAAGAAACCACAAGAACATTTGATCGAACTTTACGACACCACGCTGCGCGATGGGGCGCAGGCGGAGGACATTGCGTTTTCGGTCGAGGACAAGCTGCTGATCGTCCAGAAGCTCGATGAGCTGGGCATTCCCTACATCGAAGGCGGGTGGCCGGGTGCGAATCCAAAGGACGCGGAGTTCTTCAAAGAGGTCCGTCGGCTCCCGCTGAAACAGGCCCAGATCGCGGCGTTCGGCGCGACGCGGCGCGCCAAGCACCGCGTCCAGAAAGACCCGTCCATGCAAGCGCTCCTCGACGCGCAGACCCCCGTGATCACGATCTTCGGGAAGAGTTGGGATCTCCACGTCACCGAAGCGCTGGGCGTGTCGCTCAAGAAGAATCTGGAGCTCATCGGCGACTCGGTGGCGTATCTCAAGGCCAAGCGCAAGGTGGTGGTGTACGACGCCGAGCATTTCTTCGACGGCTACAAGGCCAACCCCGAGCACGCGTTGGCCACGATCGAGCGCGCCCGGTCCGAGGGCGCGGACCGCATCACGCTCTGCGACACCAACGGCGGCACCATGCCGTGGGAGGTCGCGGAGATCGTAGCGACCGTGGCCCGCACAATCAAGGCTCCTCTGGGCATCCACGCCCACAATGACGCCGAGGTGGCGGTGGCCAACTCCTTGGTGGCCGTGGAGCAGGGCGTGGTCCAGGTACAGGGGACGATCAACGGGTTCGGCGAGCGTTGCGGCAACGCCAACCTCTGCTCGCTGATCCCCAACTTGCGCCTCAAGCTGGGCCGGCCCGTGGTGAGCGACGCGCAGTTGTCGCACCTGACCGAGACCGCGCGCTACGTCTACGAGATCGCCAACCTCCCCGCCAACACGCGGCAGGCCTACGTGGGCGAGAGCGCCTTCGCGCACAAGGGCGGGGTGCACGTGCACGCGGTCCGCAAGAAAGCCCAAACCTACGAGCACGTGCCGCCCGAGGTGGTGGGCAACCGCCGTCGGATCCTGGTGTCCGACGCGGCCGGGCGCGGCAGTCTGCTGGAGAAGGCTGCCGAATACGGGATCAACGTCGCGGCGGCGGACCCGCGGCTCCACGACCTGCTCGCCACGCTGAAGGAACTGGAGCGCCAGGGGTATCAGTACGAAGGCGCGGACGGTTCGTTCGAGTTGCTCATGCGCAAGGCGCTCGGCACGCACCGGCGGTTTTTTGATTTGATCGGCTTTCGCGTCATCGTGGAGAAACGCCGCGAGGCCGAGGAGCCGCTCTGCGAAGCCACCATCATGTTGCGCGTGGGCAACGACATCGAGCACACGGCGTCCGTGGGCGCCGGACCCGTCAATGCCCTCGACCACGCGTTGCGTAAAGCGCTGGAGGGATTCTATCCGCAGCTTCGGCAGGTCCGTCTCTTGGATTACAAAGTGCGGGTGCTGTCGGGGCAGGACGGCACCGCGTCGCGGGTGCGCGTGTTGATCGAGTCCGGCGACCACGAGCGCAAATGGGGCACGGTGGGCGTCTCCTCCAACCTGATCGAGGCGAGCTGGCAGGCGTTGGTGGACAGTATCGAGTACCGGTTGCTCCGCGGCGGCACCGCGCGGACCTGA
- the thrC gene encoding threonine synthase, giving the protein MTRWRGVIEQYRELLPVTDRTPIVTLNEGNTPLIETKNLAAAIAPALRLFLKFEGANPTGSFKDRGMTLAISKAAEAGADAVICASTGNTSASAAAYGARAGMRVFVLIPEGKIAMGKLAQAMIHRARVIQVEGNFDEALAIVKGVAERYPVTLVNSINPFRLEGQKTAAFEVCDQLGGAPDVHVLPVGNAGNITAYWRGYREYHACGRVDRLPRMIGFQAAGAAPIVLGHVVEKPRTIATAIRIGNPASWKTAVEAAAESKGQIDLVTDDEIIEAYRMIAGLEGVFCEPASAASVAGVIKLSKAGYFLGGETVVCTLTGHGLKDSDIAMSVSQKPTTIKARLEDVVKVLGY; this is encoded by the coding sequence GTGACCCGCTGGCGAGGCGTCATCGAACAGTATCGCGAGCTGCTGCCGGTGACCGACCGCACGCCGATCGTCACGCTCAACGAGGGCAACACCCCGCTCATCGAGACCAAGAACCTCGCGGCCGCGATCGCGCCGGCGTTGCGTCTGTTCCTGAAATTCGAGGGCGCGAACCCCACCGGCTCGTTCAAAGACCGCGGCATGACGCTCGCCATTTCCAAGGCGGCCGAGGCCGGCGCCGACGCCGTGATCTGCGCGTCCACCGGCAACACGTCGGCGTCCGCCGCGGCGTACGGAGCCCGCGCCGGGATGCGGGTGTTCGTGCTGATTCCCGAGGGCAAGATCGCAATGGGCAAACTCGCCCAGGCCATGATCCATCGCGCGCGGGTGATCCAGGTGGAGGGCAACTTCGACGAGGCGTTGGCCATCGTCAAAGGCGTGGCGGAGCGGTATCCCGTCACGCTCGTCAACTCGATCAATCCCTTCCGCCTGGAAGGCCAGAAGACCGCGGCGTTCGAGGTGTGCGATCAATTGGGCGGCGCGCCCGACGTCCACGTCCTCCCGGTCGGGAACGCGGGCAACATCACGGCCTATTGGCGCGGGTATCGGGAGTACCATGCGTGTGGCCGCGTTGATCGGTTGCCGCGTATGATCGGCTTTCAAGCCGCGGGGGCGGCGCCGATCGTGCTCGGACACGTGGTTGAGAAGCCGCGGACCATCGCCACCGCGATTCGCATCGGGAACCCCGCGAGCTGGAAAACCGCGGTGGAGGCCGCGGCCGAGTCCAAGGGGCAGATCGACCTGGTGACCGACGACGAGATCATCGAGGCCTATCGAATGATCGCGGGGCTCGAAGGCGTGTTTTGCGAACCCGCGTCCGCGGCGTCGGTGGCGGGTGTGATCAAGCTCAGCAAGGCCGGCTACTTCCTGGGCGGGGAAACCGTCGTGTGCACGCTCACCGGCCATGGGCTGAAGGACTCCGATATCGCGATGAGCGTGTCGCAGAAGCCCACCACGATCAAGGCACGGCTGGAAGACGTGGTCAAAGTTTTGGGATATTAG
- the surE gene encoding 5'/3'-nucleotidase SurE encodes MSSKPRILISNDDGVHSLGLKRLAEALRAIGDVTVVAPDGERNAASHAITLHKPLRVTQLADGVYSTSGTPTDCINLGVITILKERPALVVSGINLGENLADDVTYSGTVSAAMEGTLLGIPSIAVSQAGEGAFQFDAAAEVAVQLAEAVLEQGLPRDTLLNVNVPDLKSADVRGVKITRLGRRSYDANDIIENRDPRGRKYYWIGGNRMFGVENEGTDFGAVQAGYISVSPVHLDLTNYSALSTLATWEPRLSRSAARRAR; translated from the coding sequence ATGTCCTCCAAACCCAGAATCCTGATCTCCAACGACGACGGTGTGCACTCCTTGGGCCTCAAACGCCTGGCCGAAGCCTTGCGTGCGATCGGAGACGTCACGGTCGTGGCCCCCGACGGCGAGCGCAATGCCGCCAGCCACGCCATCACGCTGCACAAACCCCTGCGCGTCACTCAGCTCGCGGACGGCGTCTACAGCACCAGCGGCACGCCCACCGACTGCATCAACCTGGGAGTCATCACCATCCTCAAGGAGCGGCCCGCCTTGGTCGTCTCCGGCATCAACTTGGGTGAGAACCTGGCCGACGACGTCACCTATTCCGGCACGGTTTCGGCAGCCATGGAAGGGACGCTGTTGGGCATCCCCTCGATCGCCGTCTCGCAGGCCGGCGAGGGCGCCTTCCAGTTCGACGCGGCCGCGGAGGTGGCGGTGCAGCTGGCCGAGGCCGTGTTGGAACAGGGTCTCCCCCGCGATACGCTGCTCAATGTGAACGTCCCGGACCTGAAATCTGCCGACGTCCGCGGGGTCAAGATCACGCGCCTGGGCCGCCGCTCCTACGACGCCAACGACATCATCGAAAACAGAGATCCGCGGGGCCGCAAATACTACTGGATCGGGGGGAATCGGATGTTCGGAGTCGAAAACGAGGGCACCGACTTCGGGGCCGTGCAGGCTGGCTACATTTCCGTGAGCCCCGTGCACCTTGATTTGACCAACTATTCCGCCCTGTCCACGCTGGCGACGTGGGAGCCTCGGCTGTCGAGGTCCGCGGCGCGGCGGGCCCGATAA